One part of the Eleginops maclovinus isolate JMC-PN-2008 ecotype Puerto Natales chromosome 14, JC_Emac_rtc_rv5, whole genome shotgun sequence genome encodes these proteins:
- the b3gat3 gene encoding galactosylgalactosylxylosylprotein 3-beta-glucuronosyltransferase 3 gives MATRMKLKLKTVFVLYFMVSLLGLVYALMQLGQRCDCSEHDLPKDRTISRLRGELHRLQEQMRNSEATKKPQKPITNPTIFVITPTYARLVQKAELTRLSQTFLHVPQLHWIVVEDSPHKTPLVSDLLVKSGLTYTHLHMPTAKDRKLQENDPSWLKPRGVEQRNEGLRWLREDRRAHPGGDNQQGVVYFADDDNTYSLQIFEEMRSTERVSVWPVGLVGGMKYERPVVEGGKVVRFHTGWRPSRPFPMDMAGFAVSLKLVLANPESCFDGEAPMGFLESSFLQGLVTMDELEPKADNCSKVLVWHTRTEKPKMKREEALQAQGLGSDRAVEV, from the exons ATGGCAACAAGGATGAAGCTGAAGCTGAAGACGGTGTTTGTGCTCTACTTCATGGTCTCGCTGCTTGGCCTTGTCTATGCTCTGATGCAGCTTG GTCAGCGCTGCGACTGCTCTGAGCATGACTTGCCTAAAGACCGTACCATATCACGGCTGCGAGGGGAGCTGCACCGTCTTCAGGAGCAAATGAGGAACTCGGAGGCTACCAAGAAACCACAGAAACCTATAACTAATCCCACCATCTTTGTCATCACCCCGACTTACGCAAG GCTGGTGCAGAAGGCCGAGCTGACGCGTCTGTCGCAGACCTTCCTCCATGTTCCTCAGCTGCACTGGATTGTGGTGGAGGACTCGCCACACAAGACACCGCTGGTGTCCGACCTCCTGGTGAAGAGTGGCTTGAcctacacacacctacacatgCCCACCGCCAAGGACCGCAAACTGCAGGAG AATGACCCCAGCTGGCTGAAGCCTCGTGGGGTGGAGCAGAGGAACGAGGGACTACGGTGGCTCAGAGAGGACAGAAGGGCTCATCCCGGAGGAGACAACCAGCAGGGAGTGGTCTACTTTGCCGACGACGATAACACATACAGCCTGCAGATATTTGAAGAG aTGAGGAGTACCGAGCGAGTGTCGGTGTGGCCGGTGGGGCTGGTTGGAGGGATGAAATATGAGAGGCCTGTGGTCGAAGGAGGAAAG GTGGTTCGTTTCCACACCGGTTGGCGTCCGAGTCGTCCCTTCCCAATGGACATGGCGGGCTTCGCCGTCTCCCTCAAGCTGGTGCTGGCCAATCCAGAGTCCTGTTTCGACGGCGAAGCACCGATGGGCTTCCTGGAGAGCAGCTTCCTGCAGGGACTGGTCACCATGGACGAGCTGGAGCCCAAAGCAGACAACTGCTCTAAA gtgcTTGTGTGGCACACACGGACAGAGAAGCCCAAGATGAAGAGGGAGGAGGCTCTGCAAGCTCAGGGTCTGGGCTCAGACCGTGCAGTGGAGGtctga